Proteins from a genomic interval of Pogoniulus pusillus isolate bPogPus1 chromosome 30, bPogPus1.pri, whole genome shotgun sequence:
- the IQCD gene encoding dynein regulatory complex protein 10 gives MATEDPAALQAPPGDVKQRKKPLATGMATPEEETIPLGELKMLEPCHLHPDSTETERIITVLDETAAKLEMSSLIPHIISSLDKFADVLGPEITNSLIQHQKLSNEMEQLLASPEGEAPMRAEEQQRCLCLLEQRLTRSVRDVLRLLLANPSLCQALRQETWARKSPAEGFIKAFGEFRNLMVERLLTSPVEEEEKLRLLEDISLQIKKSTEAIAALQAELAAACQAGEEEIHKKDQVIKDLKTSVQDLAEGCKAGIQQMKQEGDKQQENDLQFSQAKCARLQEDIEQLGAQLSALIREHRASELDLKQRKRRVETEIVNWIQKYNTDMGEKQAEYEEVSGAYSEEKAQLSLLLERRVVLLQEYSQIEEERRKRQKEEEEALEELNTKTLAATCIQAFWRGYLVRSLFKLKKKPKKGKGKGKGKGKKAKK, from the exons ATGGCAACAGAGGATCCAGCTGCACTCCAAGCACCACCTGGGGATgtgaagcaaaggaaaaagcccttggctacaggcatggccactccagAGGAGGAAACAATCCCACTGGGTGAGCTGAAGATGCTAGAGCCATGTCATTTGCACCCTGATagcacagagacagaaagaatCATAACTGTCTTGGATGAGACCGCTgccaagctggagatgagcagtTTGATTCCACATATTATCAGCTCTCTGGACAAGTTTGCTGATGTGCTGGGACCTGAGATCACAAACAGCCTGATCCAGCACCAGAAGCTTTCAAATGAAATGGAGCAGCTGCTTGCTAGCCCTGAGGGAGAGGCCCCCATGAGAGCTGAGGAGCAACAGCGCTGCCTCTGCTTGCTAGAGCAACGCCTCACCCGTTCTGTTCGAGATGTCCTGAGACTCCTGCTGGCCAACccttccctgtgccaggctctgaggcAGGAAACCTGGGCACGGAAGTCACCAGCTGAAGGGTTTATCAAAGCCTTTGGGGAGTTCAGGAATCTCATGGTTGAAAGACTCCTGACGAGTCCtgtggaagaggaagaaaagcttcGGCTCCTGGAGGACATCTCCCTGCAGATAAAGAAAAGCACTGAAGCAATTGCAgctctccaggcagagctggcagcagcctgccaggctggagaggaggag ATCCACAAGAAGGACCAAGTGATCAAAGACCTCAAAACCAGTGTGCAAGATCTGGCTGAAGGCTGCAAGGCTGGCATCCAGCAGAtgaagcaggaaggagataaacAGCAAGAAAATGACCTTCAGTTCTCCCAGGCcaagtgtgccaggctgcaggaggacattgagcagctgggagcacagctcagtgccctcATTCGGGAGCATCGAGCATCAGAGCTGGATCTGAAGCAG AGGAAGCGCAGAGTGGAGACAGAAATTGTGAACTGGATCCAGAAATACAACACAGACATGGGAGAGAAACAG GCTGAGTATGAGGAGGTTTCTGGTGCCTACAGCGAGGAGAAGgcccagctgtccctgctgctggagagacGTGTTGTGCTGCTCCAGGAGTACTCCCAGATCGAGGAGGAGCGCAGGAAAcgccagaaggaggaggaggaggctttgGAGGAGCTGAACACCAAGACTCTGGCTGCCACCTGCATCCAGGCCTTCTGGAGAGGATACTTAGTGCGCTCCCTCTTCAAGTTAAAAAAGAAGCCAAAGaagggcaagggcaagggcaagggcaagggcaagaAGGCCAAGAAGTAA